The following are from one region of the Paenibacillus sp. KS-LC4 genome:
- a CDS encoding acetylornithine/succinylornithine family transaminase encodes MLNSKNKDTAALLAEAKQSVLFTANRPEVVMERGEGMYLWDTEGKKYLDFSSGWAVTSLGHSPKALQAVIAKQAGQLVHASPAFYNKPMVEFAELLTSVSGFDKAYFTSSGAEANETAIKLARKHGALNLNGAYEIITLTNSFHGRTLAMMSATGKAHWESLYAPKVPGFKHVPINDFDACFAAISDRTCAIMLELVQGEGGVHSVDAPYLQALRKACDVYGILLIFDEVQTGMGRTGKLFAHEHYGVKPDVMTLAKGIGGGFPLSATLTMKQYDIFEPGDQGGTYTGGPLAMAAGQAVVEEIIRLDLATNAKLMGDLMTEKLVELSHEYAITDIRGKGLLLAFSVAEGLAPQLAACCMEDGLIINALNASTVRLTPALTVVEAEIDDLFKLLERAMSKLGLKVTEKATASA; translated from the coding sequence ATGCTTAATTCGAAAAATAAAGATACAGCTGCCTTGCTGGCAGAAGCCAAACAATCTGTGTTATTTACAGCGAATAGACCTGAGGTCGTCATGGAACGCGGGGAAGGCATGTACTTATGGGATACGGAGGGCAAAAAATACCTCGATTTCAGCAGCGGCTGGGCGGTCACCAGCTTAGGGCATTCCCCTAAGGCTTTGCAGGCGGTGATTGCCAAGCAAGCAGGACAGCTCGTGCATGCAAGCCCCGCTTTTTATAATAAGCCAATGGTTGAATTCGCTGAGCTGCTCACAAGCGTGTCCGGCTTTGATAAAGCTTACTTCACCAGCAGCGGCGCCGAAGCGAACGAAACCGCGATTAAACTCGCCCGCAAGCATGGTGCCCTAAATTTAAATGGCGCTTATGAAATCATTACCTTGACGAACAGCTTCCACGGAAGAACGCTCGCCATGATGTCCGCAACGGGCAAAGCGCATTGGGAAAGCCTTTATGCCCCTAAGGTTCCGGGCTTCAAGCATGTTCCTATTAATGATTTTGATGCGTGCTTCGCTGCGATTAGCGACCGCACCTGCGCCATAATGCTGGAGCTCGTCCAAGGGGAAGGCGGCGTCCATTCGGTAGATGCCCCTTACCTGCAAGCGCTGCGCAAGGCATGCGATGTATACGGCATTTTGCTTATTTTTGATGAGGTTCAGACCGGTATGGGCAGAACTGGCAAACTATTTGCCCACGAGCATTATGGTGTTAAACCAGACGTCATGACACTGGCGAAAGGTATTGGCGGCGGATTTCCGCTATCCGCGACACTAACCATGAAGCAATACGATATTTTTGAGCCTGGTGATCAAGGGGGAACGTATACAGGCGGACCGCTTGCAATGGCCGCAGGTCAGGCAGTCGTAGAGGAGATTATTCGTCTGGATTTGGCCACCAATGCGAAGCTGATGGGGGATTTGATGACGGAGAAGCTGGTCGAGCTATCTCACGAGTATGCAATCACCGATATACGCGGCAAGGGCCTGCTGCTCGCCTTCAGCGTCGCAGAAGGGCTAGCGCCACAGCTGGCAGCATGCTGCATGGAGGATGGGCTGATCATCAATGCGCTTAATGCCTCCACGGTTCGGCTTACACCAGCACTCACAGTAGTTGAAGCAGAGATAGACGACCTGTTCAAGCTGCTGGAGCGCGCAATGAGCAAGCTCGGATTGAAAGTGACGGAGAAAGCAACAGCTAGCGCCTAG
- a CDS encoding Gfo/Idh/MocA family oxidoreductase, with translation MTQKKKYVLVGTGGRAEFFYAAIATDFRDTSELLAFCDTNQTRLNHANKRLTDKYDYHAVNTYKAEQFDEMIAKEKPDSVIVTSVDRTHHTYIIRAMELGCDVITEKPMTVDEKKCQEILDAVERTGKNVRVTFNYRYAPHHTKARELIEDGTIGKVNSVHFEWLLNTQHGADYFRRWHRNKNNSGGLLVHKSTHHFDLVNFWIGSQPDTVFAFGDLLFYGKENAEARGETKFYERATGHPNAKEDPFALHMDSNENLKAMYLDAEHEDGYRRDQSVFGDGINIEDTMGVMVRYKNNAILTYSLNAYLPWEGYRIAFNGTKGRIEMEIVEQSYVNSGGEKSQEGALKGKRIIVYPMFGAPYNVEVEEGIGGHGGGDPVLLNDIFGTPLEDKFNRAANHVDGARSILTGIAANKSIQTGLAVKVDELVKFRRD, from the coding sequence ATGACACAAAAGAAAAAGTACGTATTGGTAGGAACGGGAGGAAGAGCTGAGTTTTTCTACGCTGCAATTGCAACCGATTTCAGAGATACGTCGGAGCTGCTTGCATTTTGTGATACAAACCAAACGAGATTAAACCATGCCAATAAGCGTTTAACCGATAAATATGATTACCACGCTGTAAACACCTACAAGGCGGAGCAGTTCGACGAGATGATTGCGAAGGAAAAGCCGGATTCCGTCATCGTAACTAGTGTTGACCGCACGCATCATACGTACATCATTCGTGCTATGGAGCTGGGCTGTGACGTCATTACGGAGAAGCCGATGACGGTGGACGAGAAGAAATGCCAGGAAATTCTGGATGCCGTAGAACGTACAGGGAAAAATGTTCGCGTAACGTTCAACTATCGCTATGCGCCGCATCATACGAAGGCGAGAGAGCTAATTGAGGATGGCACGATTGGCAAGGTCAATTCGGTGCATTTTGAATGGCTGCTCAATACGCAGCATGGCGCGGATTACTTCCGCCGTTGGCACCGCAATAAAAATAACAGCGGCGGCCTGCTTGTTCATAAATCGACGCATCACTTCGATTTGGTCAACTTCTGGATCGGCTCGCAGCCAGACACTGTTTTTGCCTTCGGAGACCTGCTGTTCTATGGTAAGGAAAATGCCGAAGCGCGCGGCGAAACGAAGTTCTATGAACGTGCAACGGGCCATCCGAATGCGAAGGAAGATCCGTTCGCACTGCATATGGACAGCAATGAGAACCTCAAGGCGATGTATCTTGATGCGGAGCATGAGGATGGATACCGCCGCGACCAAAGCGTTTTCGGCGATGGCATCAATATTGAAGATACGATGGGCGTCATGGTGCGATACAAAAACAATGCGATTCTGACTTATTCGCTTAATGCGTATCTGCCATGGGAAGGCTACCGCATTGCGTTTAACGGCACGAAGGGCCGGATTGAGATGGAAATTGTCGAGCAATCCTATGTTAATTCTGGCGGTGAAAAATCACAAGAGGGTGCGCTGAAAGGCAAGCGCATTATCGTATATCCAATGTTCGGCGCTCCTTACAATGTGGAGGTTGAAGAAGGAATCGGCGGCCATGGCGGCGGCGATCCGGTATTGCTTAACGATATTTTTGGCACGCCTTTAGAGGATAAATTTAACCGTGCGGCGAATCATGTAGACGGTGCCCGTTCGATTTTGACAGGAATCGCTGCCAATAAATCGATTCAGACGGGACTGGCTGTGAAGGTGGATGAACTAGTTAAATTCAGGAGGGACTAA
- a CDS encoding Gfo/Idh/MocA family oxidoreductase: MSKTLKIGIIGSGGIAGAHARAYKQMLGVEVAAVADIIPGRAQQFIEHWELPQATAYDDYRQLLDTELDGVSICTPNVAHYQTTVDALNAGKHVMLEKPMSVTLEEAVTMAETALKTGFMLNIGFQPRYDPNMAIIRDLISSGELGKVYYVETGGGRRRGMPGGTFIRKDIAGAGAMADIGCYSLDMAMNALGYPKPLTVSAFTSNHFGTNPLYHKEADKFDVEDFGVAMIRFEGDIVLNFKISWAMHMDSLGAALFLGTNAGLKVTPSGSGPWSGVFDGSVGSITMFHDVQGHHTESPIPIIQHQTDLFHAKVWDFAEAVRDGRPAPIPGSQIVRNQAVIDGIIRSAQTKKEVDIFLPSPFA, from the coding sequence ATGTCCAAGACGCTAAAAATCGGAATTATCGGCAGCGGCGGCATCGCAGGCGCCCATGCTAGAGCGTACAAGCAAATGCTAGGCGTAGAAGTTGCAGCTGTCGCCGATATTATTCCAGGCCGCGCCCAGCAATTTATTGAGCATTGGGAGCTGCCTCAGGCTACAGCTTATGACGACTATCGCCAACTGCTTGATACAGAGCTTGATGGTGTCAGCATCTGTACGCCGAATGTTGCCCACTACCAAACGACGGTCGATGCGCTAAATGCAGGCAAGCATGTCATGCTGGAGAAGCCAATGTCGGTCACGCTTGAAGAAGCGGTAACGATGGCAGAGACGGCACTCAAAACGGGCTTTATGCTCAACATCGGCTTCCAGCCGCGCTATGACCCGAATATGGCGATCATTCGTGATCTCATCTCGTCTGGCGAGCTGGGCAAAGTGTATTATGTAGAAACAGGAGGCGGTCGCCGCCGCGGCATGCCAGGCGGAACCTTTATCCGCAAGGATATTGCCGGAGCGGGTGCAATGGCCGACATTGGCTGCTACTCGCTCGACATGGCGATGAATGCGCTTGGTTATCCGAAGCCGCTGACGGTATCCGCATTTACGTCTAACCATTTTGGCACGAACCCGCTGTATCATAAGGAAGCAGACAAATTTGACGTTGAGGATTTCGGCGTAGCAATGATTCGTTTCGAAGGCGATATTGTACTCAATTTCAAAATTTCTTGGGCGATGCATATGGACTCGCTCGGCGCCGCCCTCTTCCTCGGCACTAATGCTGGGCTCAAGGTTACGCCTTCCGGCTCAGGCCCTTGGAGCGGTGTATTTGATGGCAGCGTAGGCTCCATCACGATGTTCCATGATGTACAAGGACATCATACGGAAAGCCCGATTCCGATTATTCAGCATCAAACGGATCTGTTCCACGCCAAGGTGTGGGATTTTGCAGAAGCAGTGCGCGACGGCAGGCCGGCCCCTATTCCGGGCAGCCAAATCGTCCGCAATCAAGCCGTTATTGACGGCATTATTCGTTCTGCTCAGACGAAAAAGGAAGTCGATATCTTTTTGCCTTCGCCGTTTGCGTAA
- a CDS encoding Gfo/Idh/MocA family oxidoreductase, translating into MSTTHRIAIIGCGGIANGKHLPSLSTIKNVQIVAFCDIEEHRAQEAAAKYGVEGARVYTDYTELLKDDSIEIVHVCTPNDSHAVIAIAALEAGKHVMCEKPMAKTAADAKLMMETARRTGKKLTIGYNNRFRPDSQQLKKICANGELGEVYYAKAHAIRRRAVPTWGVFLDEEKQGGGPLIDIGTHALDLTLWMMDNYKPKVVLGTAYHKLSQRENAANAWGPWDPAKFTVEDSAFGMIVMENGATISLESSWALNTLDIDEAKCSLSGTEGGADMKGGLRINGENHSRLYTTDIELKSGGVAFFDGADSGRDSDLEMRMWLKAIEDDTDPVVTPEQAYVVSQILEAIYESARTGKAVYL; encoded by the coding sequence ATGTCTACAACTCATCGCATTGCGATTATCGGCTGTGGCGGTATTGCGAATGGCAAGCATTTGCCGAGCCTTAGCACGATTAAAAACGTACAAATCGTCGCGTTCTGCGACATCGAGGAGCATCGTGCACAGGAGGCTGCTGCAAAGTATGGTGTGGAGGGCGCTCGCGTTTACACCGACTATACGGAGCTGCTGAAGGACGATTCCATTGAAATCGTTCACGTCTGTACGCCGAATGATTCCCATGCGGTCATCGCAATTGCCGCACTGGAAGCTGGCAAGCATGTCATGTGCGAGAAGCCAATGGCGAAAACAGCGGCAGATGCGAAGCTAATGATGGAAACGGCTCGTCGTACGGGCAAAAAGCTGACAATTGGCTACAACAACCGCTTCCGTCCAGACAGCCAGCAGCTGAAGAAAATTTGTGCTAATGGCGAGCTGGGCGAAGTGTATTATGCGAAGGCACATGCGATTCGCCGTCGCGCCGTACCAACATGGGGAGTATTCCTTGATGAAGAAAAACAAGGCGGCGGCCCGCTAATCGACATCGGTACTCACGCGCTGGATCTGACGCTGTGGATGATGGACAACTACAAGCCGAAGGTTGTGCTTGGAACGGCTTACCACAAGCTGTCGCAGCGTGAAAATGCAGCCAACGCTTGGGGCCCTTGGGACCCTGCCAAGTTCACCGTTGAAGATTCCGCTTTCGGCATGATCGTCATGGAAAATGGCGCTACGATTTCCCTTGAATCCAGCTGGGCGCTGAACACACTGGATATTGACGAAGCAAAATGCTCGCTCTCCGGTACAGAAGGCGGAGCTGACATGAAGGGCGGCCTGCGAATCAATGGCGAAAATCACAGCCGTCTTTACACGACAGACATTGAGCTGAAATCCGGCGGCGTCGCTTTCTTCGATGGCGCAGATTCCGGCCGCGACTCCGATCTGGAAATGAGAATGTGGCTGAAGGCGATTGAGGACGACACTGATCCGGTCGTAACGCCAGAGCAAGCATATGTCGTTTCGCAAATTTTGGAAGCTATTTATGAGTCGGCTCGTACCGGCAAAGCCGTCTATCTGTAA
- the uxaC gene encoding glucuronate isomerase, with protein sequence MAKFLDDNFLLANEPARDLYHNYAKDMPIIDYHCHLSPQQIYDNISFSNITEAWLYGDHYKWRAMRSNGIEEKYVTGGEGVSDYDRFLAFARTVPQTIGNPLYHWSHLELQRFFGVDEIINERNAPVIWEKVNAKLAGEGFKARDLIVNSKVEVVCTTDDPADSLEYHLKIKELSDFPVAVLPSFRPDKALEINRAGFLEWIAKLEQAAGQKLDSYDALLAALEARVSFFHEVGCRVSDHALDYVPYGETTKDEAAAIFASALAGNRVSLEDEKKYKTYTLVFLGKLYAKHDWAMQLHINAARNNNTAMFNRLGPDTGYDSIGDSPLAYPLVKLLDELAKDEALPRTILYSLNAMDNEVLGSIIGSFQGDGIPGKIQLGSAWWFNDTRDGMVVQMKALANFGLLSRFVGMLTDSRSFLSYTRHEYFRRILCNLLGEWVENGEVPDDRELLGDIVRNISYNNAKSYFKF encoded by the coding sequence TTGGCTAAGTTTTTGGACGATAATTTTTTGCTGGCAAATGAACCTGCACGGGATTTGTATCATAATTATGCAAAGGATATGCCGATTATCGATTATCATTGCCATTTGAGCCCACAGCAAATTTACGACAACATCAGCTTCTCGAATATAACGGAGGCTTGGCTGTATGGCGATCATTATAAATGGCGGGCAATGCGTTCGAACGGCATTGAAGAAAAATATGTAACGGGCGGCGAAGGCGTCAGTGACTATGATCGCTTCCTTGCTTTTGCAAGGACGGTACCGCAGACGATTGGCAATCCGCTTTACCATTGGTCGCATTTGGAATTGCAGCGCTTCTTCGGCGTTGATGAGATAATTAATGAGCGCAATGCGCCGGTTATTTGGGAAAAAGTAAATGCCAAGCTTGCGGGCGAGGGCTTCAAAGCGCGCGATCTTATTGTGAATTCCAAGGTTGAGGTCGTCTGCACGACGGATGATCCTGCGGATTCGCTGGAATATCATTTGAAAATTAAAGAGCTGTCGGACTTTCCAGTTGCGGTGCTGCCTTCGTTTCGTCCAGATAAGGCGCTGGAAATTAATCGCGCTGGATTCCTTGAATGGATCGCGAAGCTTGAGCAGGCAGCGGGCCAGAAGCTGGATAGCTACGATGCTTTGTTGGCTGCGCTGGAAGCAAGAGTTTCCTTTTTCCACGAGGTGGGCTGCCGCGTTTCGGATCATGCCCTTGATTATGTGCCTTACGGAGAGACGACGAAGGATGAGGCAGCGGCGATTTTTGCTAGCGCACTTGCTGGAAACCGCGTAAGCCTAGAGGATGAGAAAAAATACAAAACGTATACGCTCGTCTTCCTCGGCAAGCTGTATGCGAAGCATGACTGGGCGATGCAATTGCATATTAATGCAGCGCGCAACAATAATACGGCGATGTTTAATCGCCTTGGACCGGACACGGGCTATGATTCCATCGGTGACAGCCCGCTTGCGTATCCGCTCGTTAAGCTGCTTGATGAGCTGGCGAAGGATGAAGCGCTGCCGCGCACAATATTATATTCGCTTAACGCCATGGACAATGAAGTGCTTGGCTCGATCATCGGCAGCTTCCAAGGCGACGGCATCCCGGGCAAAATCCAATTGGGCTCCGCTTGGTGGTTCAATGATACGCGCGACGGGATGGTCGTACAGATGAAGGCGCTTGCGAACTTCGGTCTGCTGAGCCGTTTTGTCGGCATGCTGACGGATTCGCGCAGCTTCCTGTCGTATACGCGGCATGAGTATTTCCGCAGGATTTTGTGCAACTTGCTTGGCGAATGGGTGGAAAACGGCGAGGTGCCGGATGACCGTGAGCTGCTGGGCGACATTGTCCGCAACATCAGCTACAACAATGCGAAAAGCTATTTTAAATTTTAA
- a CDS encoding Gfo/Idh/MocA family oxidoreductase has translation MIKIGKISYWHVHAWDYTKEAQAHPDTEITAVWDELPERGQAAADKLGVPFYSNLDDMLASDIDAVIVDAPSNIHRDVMIAAARAGKHIFTEKVIAPTLKEVNEVIEAVSENKVKLTVSLPRLNAGYTLAIQDILAQGLLGKVTLVRVRLSHDGATRNWLPEHFYSLEQCGGGALIDLGCHPMYLTRLFLGEQPVEASAQYGYVTGKEVEDNAVVLLKTASGAVGIVEAGFVNAHSPFTIEIHGTQGTLMYGTPDDRLLLRTNVNGEDAAKQWQEQVLPDSRPGAFNQFVDHIASHTEAVENVQLAVELTKLVEAANRSSREGKAIRIDELAQ, from the coding sequence ATGATTAAAATAGGTAAAATTAGCTACTGGCATGTACATGCTTGGGATTATACGAAGGAAGCGCAGGCGCATCCGGATACAGAAATTACAGCGGTATGGGATGAGCTTCCAGAGCGCGGCCAAGCGGCTGCTGACAAGCTCGGCGTTCCTTTCTACAGCAATTTGGATGATATGCTCGCAAGCGACATTGATGCGGTTATCGTAGACGCTCCGTCCAACATTCACCGCGATGTTATGATTGCGGCTGCACGTGCAGGCAAGCATATTTTCACAGAAAAGGTTATCGCTCCTACGCTTAAAGAAGTAAATGAAGTCATCGAAGCGGTATCTGAGAATAAGGTGAAGCTTACCGTTTCCCTGCCAAGGCTGAATGCAGGCTATACGCTGGCGATTCAGGATATTTTGGCGCAAGGCCTGCTCGGCAAAGTTACGCTAGTACGGGTTAGATTGTCGCATGATGGCGCTACGAGAAACTGGCTGCCTGAGCACTTCTACAGCTTGGAGCAATGCGGCGGCGGCGCCTTGATCGACTTGGGCTGCCACCCGATGTATTTGACCCGTCTGTTCCTCGGTGAGCAGCCTGTTGAAGCATCAGCGCAATATGGTTATGTAACCGGGAAAGAAGTCGAAGACAACGCTGTTGTCCTGTTAAAAACAGCATCAGGCGCAGTCGGTATCGTCGAAGCAGGCTTCGTCAATGCCCACTCCCCTTTCACAATCGAAATTCACGGCACGCAAGGCACCTTAATGTACGGCACACCGGATGACCGCCTGCTGCTGCGGACGAACGTGAACGGTGAAGACGCTGCGAAGCAGTGGCAGGAGCAAGTGCTCCCCGACTCGCGTCCAGGCGCTTTCAATCAATTTGTCGATCATATTGCAAGCCATACCGAAGCTGTGGAAAATGTTCAGCTTGCTGTTGAGCTAACGAAGCTGGTTGAAGCAGCGAACCGCTCCTCGCGCGAAGGAAAAGCAATTCGTATTGATGAGCTGGCGCAATAA
- a CDS encoding AraC family transcriptional regulator, which translates to MIEKTPASFDYGNLSDLYIEYMKRSEPFTMPNDHFHDYYEIYYLLSGKRIYFVHDRSYPVEQGDLIFISRQVVHKTLYAGEASHERVIIHFDQHFPESFAPELRELILSPFDQHIHVLRLPRQEQLVMEQLIRRLLEEIQQRPPGFELYPPIAVTELLLHAARYLQKHEFVPLSHATPMHAKITEIVRYINHHFSEEIRLSAIAEQFYISSYYLSRIFKEITGFSFSSYLTITRIKEAQRLLRETDQSITEIAAATGFDNFSHFGKTFKKITRLSPRDYRKHL; encoded by the coding sequence ATGATTGAAAAAACGCCCGCTTCCTTTGATTATGGAAATTTATCGGATTTGTACATTGAATATATGAAGCGCTCCGAGCCGTTCACGATGCCCAATGATCATTTTCATGACTATTATGAAATTTATTATTTGCTCAGCGGCAAGCGCATTTATTTCGTCCATGACCGCTCTTACCCGGTGGAGCAGGGCGATCTAATCTTCATCTCCCGCCAAGTCGTTCATAAAACGCTGTACGCTGGCGAAGCCTCGCATGAAAGGGTCATTATCCACTTCGATCAGCATTTTCCAGAGTCCTTTGCGCCTGAGCTTCGCGAGCTGATCCTGTCGCCATTCGATCAGCATATTCATGTGCTGCGGCTGCCTCGCCAGGAACAGCTTGTCATGGAGCAGCTCATTCGCAGACTGCTGGAGGAAATTCAACAGCGCCCTCCCGGCTTTGAGCTGTATCCGCCAATCGCAGTTACCGAGCTGCTGCTGCATGCGGCCCGTTATTTGCAAAAGCACGAATTCGTCCCGCTTTCCCATGCTACACCGATGCATGCGAAAATTACCGAAATCGTGCGTTACATTAACCATCACTTCAGTGAAGAGATTAGGCTGAGCGCCATTGCCGAGCAGTTCTATATCAGCTCGTATTATTTAAGCCGCATCTTTAAGGAAATAACCGGCTTCTCCTTCTCCTCCTACTTGACCATTACCCGCATCAAGGAAGCCCAGCGCCTGCTGCGCGAAACCGACCAATCCATAACGGAAATTGCCGCCGCCACCGGCTTCGACAATTTCTCCCACTTTGGCAAAACGTTCAAAAAAATAACGCGCCTCTCGCCGCGGGATTATCGGAAGCATTTGTAG
- a CDS encoding helix-turn-helix domain-containing protein gives MQPFPYEVMRERQDALERLDLRIRWGYYDIHVLRFHLTQFLPGKIVNFHKHAEFEFHFIPQGKGTVILVDMPYALSEGMFYLTGPDVLHYQEASPDDIMDELCLHVDIIDRRLLPGPSPATEADDWEIAEADDCISKLRTLPLFPAEDVHQAMPLFLEAYEACSRQYTGSYTTIRQNVIQILLRAVRAYDTVKEPEQAHLPTRDMKAYRYRLAMEYIQANYSGEVTLEDVADKLNLSSRHIQRVFKEAGDGQSFSATLENMRLKAVCHALAESTQSIEKIAQQTGFANANYLHAVFRKRFDMTPSEYRAQQMSIM, from the coding sequence TTGCAACCTTTTCCATATGAAGTGATGCGTGAGCGCCAGGATGCGCTCGAGAGGCTTGATCTGCGCATCCGCTGGGGCTATTACGATATTCATGTTCTGCGCTTTCACCTGACCCAGTTTCTTCCTGGAAAAATCGTCAACTTTCATAAGCATGCCGAGTTCGAGTTTCATTTTATACCACAGGGAAAAGGGACTGTTATTCTGGTCGATATGCCGTATGCCCTGAGCGAAGGCATGTTTTATTTGACGGGACCCGATGTGCTTCATTATCAAGAGGCAAGCCCGGATGACATTATGGATGAGCTGTGCCTGCATGTCGATATTATTGATCGCAGATTGTTGCCCGGCCCCTCCCCTGCGACGGAAGCGGATGATTGGGAAATTGCCGAGGCAGATGATTGCATCAGCAAGCTGCGCACGCTGCCCCTGTTTCCAGCAGAAGATGTCCATCAGGCTATGCCTTTGTTTTTAGAAGCTTATGAAGCTTGCTCTAGACAATATACAGGCAGTTATACGACGATCAGACAAAATGTCATTCAAATTCTGCTGCGAGCCGTGCGTGCTTATGACACGGTGAAGGAGCCGGAACAGGCCCACCTACCGACACGGGATATGAAGGCTTACCGCTATCGTCTTGCTATGGAATATATACAGGCCAACTACTCCGGCGAGGTTACGCTTGAGGATGTAGCCGACAAGCTGAATTTAAGCTCGCGGCATATTCAGCGGGTGTTCAAGGAGGCGGGAGATGGTCAGTCCTTCAGCGCCACACTCGAAAACATGCGCCTCAAGGCGGTATGTCATGCCCTTGCCGAAAGCACGCAGTCGATTGAAAAAATCGCCCAGCAAACGGGCTTTGCCAATGCCAATTATTTACATGCGGTGTTTCGCAAACGCTTTGATATGACCCCTTCTGAATACCGTGCTCAGCAGATGTCTATTATGTAG
- a CDS encoding DUF6199 family natural product biosynthesis protein yields the protein MLLIGILLICIGLLLVIRPAFVWALTESWKTGDGTEASSLYLISTRLGGVLCTLAGLGAIVAYWL from the coding sequence ATGCTTCTTATTGGCATTTTACTCATCTGCATTGGTTTATTATTGGTGATACGACCTGCTTTCGTATGGGCGCTGACAGAGAGCTGGAAAACGGGTGACGGCACAGAGGCGTCAAGCCTATACCTTATCTCAACAAGACTCGGGGGCGTTTTATGCACGCTGGCGGGGCTTGGAGCTATCGTTGCTTATTGGCTTTAG